ATTTATAACGCTAAGAAGAATCCGGATGATGCCGGCGTGTTGTACCGGATGTCCCTTCTACTTGGCATTGGCTTTGGGATCGTGGCCATGATTATAGGCATACTGGTCCTGCCCTATTGGTTGAAATCCTTCAGTCCGGAGGTTGTCGCTTTTGCACAGTGGTCGATGATTCAGTGTCCACTTATGGTCGTCGCCCAGATCAACAATGCGGCCTATCAATTTAGAGGGGAATACCAGAAGTTTAATGGTCTTCGTTATGTGATTCCACTGCTAACACTAGTCATCATTGGGATTCTGATTATGGGTGGGTGGATGAACCCTTTTACAACGGCTCTTGCTTATCTTGTTCCAGGAGCCCCGCTCTTCATCGGGATGACGATTTCCCTGCTACGCACCTATAAGGTAAAGATGAAGGATGCTTATCTGAATTTCAAAAGATTGTTTACTTACGGACTGGGTTCCTACGGCAATGATTTGCTTGGTCAGTTCTCTTACTATATCGATCAGATTGTAATTGCAGGCTTGTTAAGACCGGCTGATCTGGGACTTTATGTAGTGGCCGTGAGTTTATCACGGATGGTTACTTTCTTCTCAAGCTCCGTTACGGTGGTACTGTTCCCTAAAGCTTCTGAACTGTCGAAGGAAGAAGCCATTTCTCTCACCTTCAAGGCGTTTAGGATAAGCACTACCTTTACACTGTTAGGCTCCTTGGCCCTGATGGTTGTAGCCCCCCTTGTGATTCCACTGCTGTACGGAAAAGATTTCAATACGGCGCTAACCGTGTTCCGATTGCTGTTGTTGGAAGTAACCATTAGCGGAGGAACGATTATTCTGGCGCAAGTATTTATGGCGCTTGGTAAGCCCAAATTTGTATCGATGCTTCAAGGCTTTGGTCTGATCTTGGTGATTCCGCTCTTATTCTTGCTGATTCCGAAGTACGGCTTGCTCGGTGCAGGAGTAGCGATGCTTTCATCCGCAGTACTGCGCTTCCTATTCATCATCTTAAATATAAGATTCAACTTGAAAGTTAAGCTTCCTCGACTGCTGATTACTGGGCAAGACATTCAGTGGATGAAGACGACGATGAATTCATATATTCGCAAGAAACCTATGGATGTATAAGACAGCAAAAAGGAGGAACCTTCATGGATTCAGTGACAAGCGTGTTAGGCGGCCCCGGCAGTTATCCAATCTCGGCCGTTATCATTGCTCAAGATGACGAAATTCGAATAGCCAAAGCCATTCAGTCCTGTAGGCTATTTGCTGACGAGGTGGTTGTCATCGACGGAGGTAGCAAGGATGGGACGGTGGAGTTATCCGAAAGCTTGAATTGCCGGGTATTCGTCAACCCATGGCCCGGATATGCGAAGCAGAGAGAATTCGGAGTGGAACGCGCCGTCCATGATTGGGTCTTTCTTATTGATACCGACGAGATTGTCAGTGATGAACTGGCCGCAAATATTCTTGAACGAAAGAAAGTGCTCACAGACCCAACCGCTGCTTATTCCATCTACCGGATCGGTGATTTTCTCGGAAGATGGCTGAATCACGGAGAATACCTAGTACGCCTTTATAATCGTAAGCAATATGGCATTCTTAACAGCTTGGTGCACGAAAGACCTGAGGTATCTGAAGAACGGACCGTCCGATTAAACGGAACACTCTGGCATCAGGGATTCCGCAGCATTAATGATCATGTGATGCGATTTAATAAATACACGGATCTGGAAGCTCAAAGCGCTTATCTCAGCGGCAAGCCTTTTCGACTTAGTCGGCTGCTCGTACGTCCACCAGCTCGCTTTGTTCAGCAGTATTTTGTGCACGGATTGTTCAAGAAAGGGATATCAGGTTTCGCGGTCGCTGTATTCTGGGTGATGTATGAATTCATGGTCGGCTTCAAGCATTACGAATTGAATCACTCCGCTAAGCTAGCTCAGCACAATGCGGAAGGGCAAGCCGAGCCAGAGAAAAAGGGGGAGAGAAGTTATGCCGTACAGTGACGGATTGAATATTATGACGACTGGTCTTAGCTGGCCATCGCTACAGCCGGGTGGACTCAATACGTATTTCAAATCCGTTTGCGAGCAGCTCTCTTCACGCAACAAGGTACACGCCTTAATCTGTAGTCTAGAAACACCGTCTACCCCGGAAGAGTTAAAGATCCATAATGCAGGGGATCCAAAGGATGGGATCTGGAAACGGAAGGATGACTTTCAGCGCAAGGCGGCGGATCTAATGGGAGAAGGGAGTGGGCGTATAGACATTCTATACACACACTTTGCACCCTATGGTATCGGACCCGCATTGGAAGCTAAGAAACGTGGAATTCCAGTAATCATGACCTTTCATGGACCTTGGAATGAGGAAATGAAGATGGAGGGGCGCGGCATTAAACATCGGGTCAAGAGCACGATTGCCAAAAACATTGAACATAGAGCCTATAAGCTGGCAGATAAATTTATTGTTCTGAGCGAGACGTTCCGTGACATGCTTCATAAGCTCCATGGCGTGCCATTACACAAAATCATAGTTATCCCGGGAGCGGCTAATGTAGAACGTTTCGTTCCTGCTCCCAATCGGCTAGCAATCCGCAGAACCTTGAATTTACCTGAGGGTGCAACGACGGTGTTAACCGTAAGACGTCTGGTAAATCGGATGGGACTGCTTCAATTGCTTGAAGCTTGGAAGCAGGTGTCCGAACGTTTCCCGAATGCAATTCTGCTTATTGGGGGTAAAGGCCCACTACGCGGGGAATTGGAAGAAAAGATCGCTGATTATGGCTTAAGCAGTAAAGTAAGGCTGCTGGGTTTCATTCCGGATCATGAACTGGTTTCTTATTATCAAGCTGCGGATTTGTTCGTAGTTCCCTCACAAGCACTGGAAGGCTTCGGTCTGATCACTGTGGAGGCCATGGCCTCGGGATTGCCAGTAATGGCTACACCGATCGGTGGGAACAAGGAGATATTGGCAGGCTTTAGACCGGAGCTTCTGTTCAAAAGTGCAGCGAGCGAGGATATGGCTGAAGGCATGATTCATATGTTAAGCAACCGAAAGTTGCTTCCGAGCCGTGATGAATGCAGGGAACATGTTCTGGAGAAATACACCTGGGAGCGTGTCACTGACCAAGTGGAGTCTGTATTCCTAACTGCATTAGGAGATGAGGTGGCAACAAAATGCTAAAAGTCGCTTATATAGATCACACGGCGAAATGGAGTGGTGGAGAGGTTGCGTTGTTCAACGTCCTCACGAATATTGGAGAGCATATTGAACCACTCGTGATATTGGCAGAAGAAGGAACATTGGCAGAACGCTTGCGGGAAAAGGGAATTGATGTGCGTGTTGTTCCCCTGGATGAAAGTATTCGTAGTCGTAACCGGAATGCTGTGAATCTGGGAGCACCTGCTGCTGCGTTTAAGCTGCTTTCATACGGGCGTAAGCTTGCACCGTTACTCAAGCAGGAGAAGGTTGATTGTGTTCATACCAATTCTCTGAAGTCAGCGCTTTATGGAACGATCGCCGCTAAGAAAGCAGGCATTCCCTTAATCTGGCACATTCGAGATCATATTGGTGCCCCTTATTTAAAGCCCATTGTAGCCAAAGTGATTCGGCTCCTGTCTCGACTGCTTCCAAACGGTGTAATTGCCAATTCACATTCTACGTTGAACGCATTGGATCTACCTAGTTCCAAGAAAACACTAGTTGTTCACTGTGGCTTCGGTAAAATCATTGGCAA
The window above is part of the Paenibacillus sp. FSL K6-0276 genome. Proteins encoded here:
- a CDS encoding glycosyltransferase family 4 protein, which encodes MPYSDGLNIMTTGLSWPSLQPGGLNTYFKSVCEQLSSRNKVHALICSLETPSTPEELKIHNAGDPKDGIWKRKDDFQRKAADLMGEGSGRIDILYTHFAPYGIGPALEAKKRGIPVIMTFHGPWNEEMKMEGRGIKHRVKSTIAKNIEHRAYKLADKFIVLSETFRDMLHKLHGVPLHKIIVIPGAANVERFVPAPNRLAIRRTLNLPEGATTVLTVRRLVNRMGLLQLLEAWKQVSERFPNAILLIGGKGPLRGELEEKIADYGLSSKVRLLGFIPDHELVSYYQAADLFVVPSQALEGFGLITVEAMASGLPVMATPIGGNKEILAGFRPELLFKSAASEDMAEGMIHMLSNRKLLPSRDECREHVLEKYTWERVTDQVESVFLTALGDEVATKC
- a CDS encoding oligosaccharide flippase family protein, coding for MQQLNAKSLPTNTIWSTLKRFTKSKGNSSAAMKTMIVSVLVLLINMLTGVLTARYLGPTGRGEQTAMMNWSQFLAFSMSFGIPSALIYNAKKNPDDAGVLYRMSLLLGIGFGIVAMIIGILVLPYWLKSFSPEVVAFAQWSMIQCPLMVVAQINNAAYQFRGEYQKFNGLRYVIPLLTLVIIGILIMGGWMNPFTTALAYLVPGAPLFIGMTISLLRTYKVKMKDAYLNFKRLFTYGLGSYGNDLLGQFSYYIDQIVIAGLLRPADLGLYVVAVSLSRMVTFFSSSVTVVLFPKASELSKEEAISLTFKAFRISTTFTLLGSLALMVVAPLVIPLLYGKDFNTALTVFRLLLLEVTISGGTIILAQVFMALGKPKFVSMLQGFGLILVIPLLFLLIPKYGLLGAGVAMLSSAVLRFLFIILNIRFNLKVKLPRLLITGQDIQWMKTTMNSYIRKKPMDV
- a CDS encoding glycosyltransferase family 2 protein; the encoded protein is MDSVTSVLGGPGSYPISAVIIAQDDEIRIAKAIQSCRLFADEVVVIDGGSKDGTVELSESLNCRVFVNPWPGYAKQREFGVERAVHDWVFLIDTDEIVSDELAANILERKKVLTDPTAAYSIYRIGDFLGRWLNHGEYLVRLYNRKQYGILNSLVHERPEVSEERTVRLNGTLWHQGFRSINDHVMRFNKYTDLEAQSAYLSGKPFRLSRLLVRPPARFVQQYFVHGLFKKGISGFAVAVFWVMYEFMVGFKHYELNHSAKLAQHNAEGQAEPEKKGERSYAVQ